Genomic segment of Paraburkholderia agricolaris:
CTTCTGCGCCAGCTGCACGAGCTTGCTCAGCCTTTTCGCCTTGTGCAAACACTGCCACGCGAACCGACTTACCGGTACCAGCCGGCAGCACGACCGAACCGCGAACCACTTGGTCCGACTTCTTCGCGTCAATACCGAGTTGCACTGCAACGTCGATCGACTCGTCGAACTTCGCGCTTGCGCATTCCTTCACGAGCGACAGAGCTTCGTCGATCGCATACAGCTTTTGACGATCAACCTTGGCTGCAAATGCTTGCAGACGCTTTGAAAGCTTAGCCATTTACACGCCCTCCACGGTGATGCCCATCGAGCGGGCGCTACCAGCGATCGTACGAACCGCTGCGTCCAGATCAGCTGCCGTCAGATCGGGCATCTTGGTCTTGGCGATGTCTTCAGCTTGAGCGCGGGTGATCTTGCCGACCTTGTCGGTATGCGGCTTGGCCGAACCCTTGTCGATCTTCGCTGCCTTCTTAATCAGAACCGTAGCCGGCGGCGTCTTCAGAACGAACGTGAAGCTCTTGTCCGCGAACGCGGTGATCACGACCGGAATCGGCAGACCCGGCTCCATTGCTTGAGTCTGCGCGTTAAACGCCTTGCAGAACTCCATGATGTTCAGGCCGCGTTGGCCCAGTGCCGGACCGACCGGCGGCGACGGGTTGGCTTTACCTGCAGGAATCTGCAGCTTGATAAAGCCGATGATTTTCTTTGCCATTTTGAAAACCTCTTAGGAACGCCACCGTGGTACAGATGGACATTCAGTGAGTAGTAGCGCGCGTTCGCCGAAAAACAGACTACTTACGCTCCTCAACGGCCATTACGCGGACCGTAAGCGCGAAATACGGGACGCACCGAATGGTGCGTCCCGTAGAATTCTGGATTACAATTTTTCGACTTGGCCGAATTCCAGCTCGACCGGCGTTGCGCGGCCGAAAATTGTAACGGAAACACGGACGCGCGACTTTTCGTAGTTCACTTCTTCGACGCTGCCGTTGAAATCCGTGAACGGACCGTCCTTCACGCGCACCATCTCGCCCACTTCGAACAGGGTCTTCGGACGCGGTTTCTCCACGCCTTCCTGCATTTGCGACATGATCTTCTCGACTTCCCGCGGGGAAATCGGGCTAGGACGATTACGCGCACCGCCCACGAAACCCGTCACCTTTGCCGTGTTTTTCACGAGGTGCCATGTCTCGTCTGTCATTTCCATTTCTACGAGCACATAGCCCGGGAAGAAACGACGCTCGGTCACTGATTTGTGACCGCCTTTCACCTCGACCACTTCTTCAGTCGGAACGAGGATTTGACCAAATTGGTCTTGCATGCCAGCACGTTCGATGCGCTCCTGAAGCGCACGTTGCACGCTCTTCTCCATGCCGGAGTAGGCGTGCACCACGTACCAACGTTTGCCGCTCGGGGATGCCGGAGTATCGCTCATATCATTTCCAACCCAGAATCACCGAGAAAATCGCCCATTCGATGGATTTATCGCTAATCCAAAGAAAGATCGCCATCACGAACACGAAGCCAAACACTACGAGCGTTGTCTGGGTGGCCTCTTTACGAGTCGGCCAGACAACCTTACGAACTTCTTTGTACGAGTCTTTGGCGAAAGCGATGAAACCCTTGCCAGGCGCGGAGAGAAGACCGACTGCAACACCCGCGATAGCGCCAACAGCCAAGGCGGCTCCGCGGACGTACCATTCCTGGCCGCTGAGCCAGAAGAACCCCACGAACCCGGCCAAGACCAACAATACGCCCGCGACGAGCATCAGCTTGTCGCCGGATGTATTTACAGTTTCGACGGAAGGATTCGCCATAACACCTTAACGAAGCGCCACATACGGCGCGAGAGTTGGCAGGGGCAGAGGGAATCGAACCCCCAACCTTCGGTTTTGGAGACCGACGCTCTGCCAGTTGAGCTATACCCCTAAACCATTTTGGGGTTGACGACACCGCCAACCCCGTAACTACCGATCAACGAGAACTATCTGGCGTTACTCGAGGATCTTGGCAACCACACCAGCGCCGACCGTACGGCCACCTTCGCGAATTGCGAAGCGCAGACCTTCTTCCATCGCGATCGGGTTGATCAGCTTCACCGTGATCGACACGTTGTCGCCCGGCATGACCATTTCCTTGTCCTTCGGCAACTCGATCGAGCCCGTCACGTCCGTCGTACGGAAGTAGAACTGCGGACGATAGTTGTTGAAGAACGGCGTGTGACGGCCACCTTCGTCCTTGCTCAGCACGTACACTTCAGCCGTGAAGTGCGTGTGCGGGTTGATCGAACCCGGCTTCGCCAGAACCTGGCCACGCTCCACGTCTTCACGCTTCGTGCCGCGCAGCAGGATACCCACGTTGTCGCCTGCCTGACCCTGGTCGAGCAGCTTGCGGAACATTTCCACGCCCGTGCACGTCGTCTTCACCGTCGGCTTGATACCGACGATTTCGATTTCTTCGCCGACCTTCACCACGCCGCGCTCAACGCGACCCGTCACCACCGTGCCGCGACCCGAGATCGAGAACACGTCTTCCACCGGCATCAGGAACGCACCGTCAACTGCGCGCTCCGGCGTCGGGATGTACGTGTCCAGCGCGTCGGCCAGGTTCATGATCGCCACTTCGCCCAGCTCGCCCGTGTCGCCTTCCAGCGCCAGCTTGGCCGAACCCTTGATGATCGGCGTGTCGTCGCCCGGGAAGTCGTACTTCGACAGAAGTTCGCGAACTTCCATCTCGACGAGTTCCAGCAGCTCAGCATCGTCCACCATGTCGCACTTGTTCAGGAACACGATGATGTACGGAACGCCAACCTGACGCGCCAGCAGGATGTGCTCACGCGTTTGCGGCATCGGGCCGTCTGCAGCCGAACACACCAGGATCGCGCCGTCCATCTGCGCTGCGCCCGTGATCATGTTCTTCACATAGTCAGCGTGGCCCGGGCAGTCGACGTGTGCGTAGTGGCGGTTAGCCGTTTCGTACTCGACGTGTGCCGTGTTGATCGTGATACCACGTGCCTTTTCTTCCGGCGCCGCATCGATCTGGTCGTATGCCTTCGCTTCGCCGCCAAACTTCTTGGTCAGCACCGTCGTGATCGCTGCCGTCAGCGTGGTCTTGCCGTGGTCAACGTGACCGATCGTGCCGACGTTCACGTGCGGCTTGGTCCGCTCAAACTTACCCTTGGCCATTTTCGACTCCTAAGAGGATTTATCCGTACGTTGCGCCGCGCGCAAACAATCACCGAGTACTTCTGGTGCCCATGGGCAGGATCGAACTGCCGACCTCTCCCTTACCAAGGGAGTGCTCTACCACTGAGCCACATGGGCGCTACTTCTTTGTTACTGGAGCGGGTGAAGGGAATCGAACCCTCGTCGTAAGCTTGGAAGGCTTCTGCTCTACCATTGAGCTACACCCGCAAGGATTCATGGATTCCCAACTACTGCTACAGCTTGCATTCTGGTGGAGGAGGTTGGATTCGAACCAACGTAGGCGTAAGCCAACAGATTTACAGTCTGCCCCCTTTAGCCACTCGGGCACCCCTCCGCAGAGAACTGATGATTATGAGGGAACAACCGCTTGTTGTCAAGGCTTGCTCGACCGTTCCGAACTCATAGCTCTCACTTATATAGTGAGCCCAACGCCGCTGTAAACGCAGAAACCCCACCTTGATGGGGTGG
This window contains:
- the secE gene encoding preprotein translocase subunit SecE produces the protein MANPSVETVNTSGDKLMLVAGVLLVLAGFVGFFWLSGQEWYVRGAALAVGAIAGVAVGLLSAPGKGFIAFAKDSYKEVRKVVWPTRKEATQTTLVVFGFVFVMAIFLWISDKSIEWAIFSVILGWK
- the tuf gene encoding elongation factor Tu, with protein sequence MAKGKFERTKPHVNVGTIGHVDHGKTTLTAAITTVLTKKFGGEAKAYDQIDAAPEEKARGITINTAHVEYETANRHYAHVDCPGHADYVKNMITGAAQMDGAILVCSAADGPMPQTREHILLARQVGVPYIIVFLNKCDMVDDAELLELVEMEVRELLSKYDFPGDDTPIIKGSAKLALEGDTGELGEVAIMNLADALDTYIPTPERAVDGAFLMPVEDVFSISGRGTVVTGRVERGVVKVGEEIEIVGIKPTVKTTCTGVEMFRKLLDQGQAGDNVGILLRGTKREDVERGQVLAKPGSINPHTHFTAEVYVLSKDEGGRHTPFFNNYRPQFYFRTTDVTGSIELPKDKEMVMPGDNVSITVKLINPIAMEEGLRFAIREGGRTVGAGVVAKILE
- the nusG gene encoding transcription termination/antitermination protein NusG, which translates into the protein MSDTPASPSGKRWYVVHAYSGMEKSVQRALQERIERAGMQDQFGQILVPTEEVVEVKGGHKSVTERRFFPGYVLVEMEMTDETWHLVKNTAKVTGFVGGARNRPSPISPREVEKIMSQMQEGVEKPRPKTLFEVGEMVRVKDGPFTDFNGSVEEVNYEKSRVRVSVTIFGRATPVELEFGQVEKL
- the rplK gene encoding 50S ribosomal protein L11; the protein is MAKKIIGFIKLQIPAGKANPSPPVGPALGQRGLNIMEFCKAFNAQTQAMEPGLPIPVVITAFADKSFTFVLKTPPATVLIKKAAKIDKGSAKPHTDKVGKITRAQAEDIAKTKMPDLTAADLDAAVRTIAGSARSMGITVEGV